From a region of the Takifugu flavidus isolate HTHZ2018 chromosome 20, ASM371156v2, whole genome shotgun sequence genome:
- the LOC130517682 gene encoding uncharacterized protein LOC130517682 isoform X1 — protein sequence MRFEDSEEDSIAMATENSETFLSSIIKKSQLIQSGSPEIYQLNTVTKITEGLKTVTVGTKNVNRRNKTILLLGETGTGKSALINVLVNYAMGVKWGDEVWFKIVEEETTRQSESQTSDVIMYQIFGFEGKTLPFSLTLVDTPGYGGNRDDTNDDIIAERLLEWFTSDGGVHEVHAVGLVLKASVNRLSDRLGYVFNSVASLFGANMEKNMFALLTHSDGGPPDNALTALADAQIKYAKDEQGQPVYFVFNNRQSTQRTGRYMRNLKNAWEDSEDEMKRFMEVLNVTEAQTLRTTVEVINQRNQLKECIINIQDKLKFIELKKTQIDQEKALHIKCEEKMKANENYEEDVDEPYKDKEPIEGGRCGFLWMYYRGATSCLLCEETCHRKCRMNSTRPDGPRCKMFDGRGHCTVCTNKCERKHHVKEKWIYVTKTRKVRKTNEDIKKKYKEGVKGMEEHSSTLERMQQEMEKLLEQEHEGLEKSFQHITRLESIALKVDSIFTLKHLDFLIERMQDEKFAEEVRKLKEMKQRMEGKNLRKFLNYAATAGGDKKKQK from the exons ATTCgaggactctgaagaagacAGCATCGCCATGGCTACTGA gaacagtGAGACCTTCCTGAGTTCCATCATAAAGAAGAGTCAGCTGATCCAGTCGGGATCTCCTGAAATCTACCAGCTGAACACGGTGACGAAGATCACCGAAGGCCTGAAAACAGTGACTGTCGGCACCAAAAATGTGAACAGGCGGAACAAAACCATCCTGCTTctgggtgagacaggaacagggaagTCCGCTCTGATCAACGTCCTGGTCAACTACGCCATGGGAGTGAAGTGGGGGGACGAAGTCTGGTTCAAGATCGTAGAGGAGGAGACGACGAGGCAGTCCGAGAGTCAGACGTCAGACGTGATCATGTACCAGATCTTTGGGTTCGAGGGGAAaacgcttcctttctctctgacCCTCGTCGATACTCCCGGGTACGGAGGCAACAGAGATGAcacaaatgatgacatcattgcgGAGAGACTGCTGGAGTGGTTCACCTCTGATGGTGGAGTTCACGAGGTCCACGCAGTGGGTCTGGTGCTGAAGGCCAGCGTTAATCGACTGAGTGACCGACTCGGGTACGTCTTTAATTCAGTGGCGTCTCTGTTCGGAGCAAACATGGAGAAGAACATGTTCGCCCTACTGACGCACTCAGATGGCGGGCCGCCCGATAACGCCCTGACCGCTCTCGCAGACGCACAAATCAAGTATGCAAAAGATGAGCAGGGCCAGCCCGTTTACTTTGTGTTCAATAACCGCCAGAGCACTCAGAGAACGGGACGATATATGCGCAATCTGAAGAATGCTTGGGAAGATTCTGAGGATGAAATGAAGCGGTTCATGGAGGTCCTGAACGTCACCGAAGCTCAGACACTGAGGACAACCGTGGAGGTTATAAATCAGCGAAATCAGCTGAAGGAGTGCATCATTAACATTCAAGATAAACTCAAGTTCATCGAGCTTAAAAAGACACAGATTGATCAGGAGAAAGCGTTACACATCAAATGcgaagaaaagatgaaggcgAATGAGAACTACGAAGAAGATGTGGACGAGCCCTACAAAGACAAAGAACCCATTGAGGGTGGACGCTGTGGGTTCTTGTGGATGTACTACAGGGGGGCTACGTCATGCCTGCTGTGTGAGGAGACGTGTCACCGTAAATGCCGCATGAACTCCACCAGACCAGATGGTCCTCGTTGTAAGATGTTTGATGGTCGTGGGCACTGCACAGTCTGCACCAATAAGTGTGAAAGAAAGCATCACGTGAAGGAGAAGTGGATCTACGTGACCAAGACAAGGAAGGTCAGAAAGACCaatgaagacatcaaaaaaaagtacaaagagGGCGTGAAGGGAATGGAGGAACATTCGAGTACTTTGGAGCgaatgcagcaggaaatggagaaactTCTGGAACAGGAACACGAGGGGCTGGAGAAAAGCTTCCAGCATATCACCAGGCTGGAGAGCATCGCCCTGAAAGTCGACTCCAttttcaccctcaaacacctggACTTCCTGATCGAGAGGATGCAGGATGAAAAGTTtgcagaggaggtcaggaagctgaaggaaatgaaacaacgcATGGAAGGTAAAAACCTCAGAAAATTCCTGAACTacgctgcaacagcaggaggggataaaaagaagcagaaatga
- the LOC130517682 gene encoding uncharacterized protein LOC130517682 isoform X2 gives MATENSETFLSSIIKKSQLIQSGSPEIYQLNTVTKITEGLKTVTVGTKNVNRRNKTILLLGETGTGKSALINVLVNYAMGVKWGDEVWFKIVEEETTRQSESQTSDVIMYQIFGFEGKTLPFSLTLVDTPGYGGNRDDTNDDIIAERLLEWFTSDGGVHEVHAVGLVLKASVNRLSDRLGYVFNSVASLFGANMEKNMFALLTHSDGGPPDNALTALADAQIKYAKDEQGQPVYFVFNNRQSTQRTGRYMRNLKNAWEDSEDEMKRFMEVLNVTEAQTLRTTVEVINQRNQLKECIINIQDKLKFIELKKTQIDQEKALHIKCEEKMKANENYEEDVDEPYKDKEPIEGGRCGFLWMYYRGATSCLLCEETCHRKCRMNSTRPDGPRCKMFDGRGHCTVCTNKCERKHHVKEKWIYVTKTRKVRKTNEDIKKKYKEGVKGMEEHSSTLERMQQEMEKLLEQEHEGLEKSFQHITRLESIALKVDSIFTLKHLDFLIERMQDEKFAEEVRKLKEMKQRMEGKNLRKFLNYAATAGGDKKKQK, from the exons ATGGCTACTGA gaacagtGAGACCTTCCTGAGTTCCATCATAAAGAAGAGTCAGCTGATCCAGTCGGGATCTCCTGAAATCTACCAGCTGAACACGGTGACGAAGATCACCGAAGGCCTGAAAACAGTGACTGTCGGCACCAAAAATGTGAACAGGCGGAACAAAACCATCCTGCTTctgggtgagacaggaacagggaagTCCGCTCTGATCAACGTCCTGGTCAACTACGCCATGGGAGTGAAGTGGGGGGACGAAGTCTGGTTCAAGATCGTAGAGGAGGAGACGACGAGGCAGTCCGAGAGTCAGACGTCAGACGTGATCATGTACCAGATCTTTGGGTTCGAGGGGAAaacgcttcctttctctctgacCCTCGTCGATACTCCCGGGTACGGAGGCAACAGAGATGAcacaaatgatgacatcattgcgGAGAGACTGCTGGAGTGGTTCACCTCTGATGGTGGAGTTCACGAGGTCCACGCAGTGGGTCTGGTGCTGAAGGCCAGCGTTAATCGACTGAGTGACCGACTCGGGTACGTCTTTAATTCAGTGGCGTCTCTGTTCGGAGCAAACATGGAGAAGAACATGTTCGCCCTACTGACGCACTCAGATGGCGGGCCGCCCGATAACGCCCTGACCGCTCTCGCAGACGCACAAATCAAGTATGCAAAAGATGAGCAGGGCCAGCCCGTTTACTTTGTGTTCAATAACCGCCAGAGCACTCAGAGAACGGGACGATATATGCGCAATCTGAAGAATGCTTGGGAAGATTCTGAGGATGAAATGAAGCGGTTCATGGAGGTCCTGAACGTCACCGAAGCTCAGACACTGAGGACAACCGTGGAGGTTATAAATCAGCGAAATCAGCTGAAGGAGTGCATCATTAACATTCAAGATAAACTCAAGTTCATCGAGCTTAAAAAGACACAGATTGATCAGGAGAAAGCGTTACACATCAAATGcgaagaaaagatgaaggcgAATGAGAACTACGAAGAAGATGTGGACGAGCCCTACAAAGACAAAGAACCCATTGAGGGTGGACGCTGTGGGTTCTTGTGGATGTACTACAGGGGGGCTACGTCATGCCTGCTGTGTGAGGAGACGTGTCACCGTAAATGCCGCATGAACTCCACCAGACCAGATGGTCCTCGTTGTAAGATGTTTGATGGTCGTGGGCACTGCACAGTCTGCACCAATAAGTGTGAAAGAAAGCATCACGTGAAGGAGAAGTGGATCTACGTGACCAAGACAAGGAAGGTCAGAAAGACCaatgaagacatcaaaaaaaagtacaaagagGGCGTGAAGGGAATGGAGGAACATTCGAGTACTTTGGAGCgaatgcagcaggaaatggagaaactTCTGGAACAGGAACACGAGGGGCTGGAGAAAAGCTTCCAGCATATCACCAGGCTGGAGAGCATCGCCCTGAAAGTCGACTCCAttttcaccctcaaacacctggACTTCCTGATCGAGAGGATGCAGGATGAAAAGTTtgcagaggaggtcaggaagctgaaggaaatgaaacaacgcATGGAAGGTAAAAACCTCAGAAAATTCCTGAACTacgctgcaacagcaggaggggataaaaagaagcagaaatga
- the LOC130517684 gene encoding uncharacterized protein LOC130517684 has protein sequence MATENSETFLSSIIEKSQLIQSGSPKIYRLNAVTKITEGLKTVTVGTKKVNRLNKTILLLGETGTGKSALINVLVNYAMGVKWGDEVWFNIVEEEMTSQSKSQTSDVIMYQIFGFEGKTLPFSLTLVDTPGYGDNRDDRNDDSIGERLLEWFTTDGGVHEVHAVGLVLKASDNRLSDRLGYVFNSVASLFAANMEKNMFALLTHSDGRPPDNALTALADAQIKYAKDEQGQPVHFVFNNCQSDQRTGRYTRNLKNAWEDSEDEMKRFMEVLNVTEAQTLWTTVEVINQRNQLKECIINIQDKLKFIELNKTQIDQENALYNKCEEKMKATKNYEEDVDEPYKDKEPIEGGRCGFLWLLYYRGATSCLLCEETCHRKCRMNSTSPDGPRCKMFDGRGHCTVCTNKCERKHHVKKKWIYVTKTRKVRKTYEDIKKKYMEGVKGMEEHFSTLQRMQQEMEKLLEQEHEGLEKSFQHITMLESIALNIDSIFTLKHLDFLIKRMQDEKFAEEVRKLKEMKQRMEGKNLRKALNYAATAGGDKKKQK, from the exons ATGGCTACTGA gaacagtGAGACCTTCCTGAGTTCCATCATAGAGAAGAGTCAGCTGATCCAGTCGGGATCTCCTAAAATCTACCGGCTGAACGCGGTGACGAAGATCACCGAAGGCCTGAAAACAGTGACTGTCGGCACCAAAAAGGTGAACAGGCTGAACAAAACCATCCTGCTTctgggtgagacaggaacagggaagTCCGCTCTGATCAACGTCCTGGTCAACTACGCCATGGGAGTGAAGTGGGGGGACGAAGTCTGGTTCAACATCGTAGAGGAGGAGATGACGAGTCAGTCCAAGAGTCAGACGTCAGACGTGATCATGTACCAGATCTTTGGGTTCGAGGGGAAaacgcttcctttctctctgacCCTCGTCGATACTCCCGGGTAcggagacaacagagatgacAGAAATGATGACAGCATTGGTGAGAGACTGCTGGAGTGGTTCACCACTGATGGTGGAGTTCACGAGGTCCACGCAGTGGGTCTGGTGCTGAAGGCCAGCGATAATCGACTGAGTGACCGACTCGGGTACGTCTTTAATTCAGTGGCGTCTCTGTTCGCAGCAAACATGGAGAAGAACATGTTCGCCCTACTGACGCACTCAGACGGCAGGCCGCCCGATAACGCCCTGACCGCTCTCGCAGACGCACAAATCAAGTATGCAAAAGATGAGCAGGGCCAGCCCGTTCACTTTGTGTTCAATAACTGCCAGAGCGATCAGAGAACGGGACGATATACGCGCAATCTGAAGAATGCTTGGGAAGATTCTGAGGATGAAATGAAGCGGTTCATGGAGGTCCTGAACGTCACCGAAGCTCAGACACTGTGGACAACCGTGGAGGTTATAAATCAGCGAAATCAGCTGAAGGAGTGCATCATTAACATTCAAGATAAACTCAAGTTCATCGAGCTTAATAAGACACAGATTGATCAGGAGAACGCGTTATACAACAAATGcgaagaaaagatgaaggcgACTAAGAACTACGAAGAAGATGTGGATGAGCCCTACAAAGACAAAGAACCCATTGAGGGTGGACGCTGTGGGTTCTTGTGGCTGCTGTACTACAGGGGGGCTACGTCATGCCTGCTGTGTGAGGAGACGTGTCACCGTAAATGCCGCATGAACTCCACCAGCCCAGATGGTCCTCGTTGTAAGATGTTTGATGGTCGTGGGCACTGCACAGTCTGCACCAATAAGTGTGAAAGAAAGCATCACGTGAAGAAGAAGTGGATCTACGTGACCAAGACAAGGAAGGTCAGAAAGACCTatgaagacattaaaaaaaagtacatGGAGGGCGTGAAGGGAATGGAGGAACATTTCAGCACTTTGCAGCgaatgcagcaggaaatggagaaactTCTGGAACAGGAACACGAGGGGCTGGAGAAAAGCTTCCAGCATATCACCATGCTGGAGAGCATCGCCCTGAACATCGACTCCAttttcaccctcaaacacctggACTTCCTGATCAAGAGGATGCAGGATGAAAAGTTtgcagaggaggtcaggaagctgaaggaaatgaaacaacgcATGGAAGGTaaaaacctcagaaaagccctgaactacgctgcaacagcaggaggggataaaaagaagcagaaatga